The Acidobacteriota bacterium genomic interval ATACCAGCACGCACTTGGTCACCAGCTGGGACGATCGGTCCACGATGGCGGCGCCATCATCGGTCCCAAATGGGCAAGATACGGCGGCTCACCGTCCATCCCGCTCGAGGTCGGCAACGTCTTTACGCTGGAACTCGAGATCATGCTGCCGGGGATAGGTTGCGTGGGCCTGGAGGAGGATATTTGTATCACCGAGACAGGGGGAGGTTTCCTGTGTCCACGACAGTTGGAACTGGTTGTCAAGTGAGAAAGGTCACTGTTGTGCTTCTTATTGCGGCAGTGGCCGCCGGCTGCGGCCCAAAGAGGATGCCTGAGGAGTCGGCAGGGTGCGGCGCCCCGCAGGGACTGGCCGTGCAACCCGGGAACGGGTCAATGACCGTCACGTGGGAGCGACACGGCTGCAGGATTATAGCCGGCCACAACGTGTACATCAGTCGGGAGCCGCTGGTGCAAAGCTACCCGGGGACCGTCATGCCGGAATCAGTCCGGCCCTTCAACGTAGAGCCGTACCCCGGAGATACGAATCCCGACGACGGCATCGAGCACTTTATGGCCGAGGGGCTGGAGAACGGCGTCAAGTACTACGTTTCCGTGCGGATCGTCTTTCCGGACCGTTCCCTGTCCAGGCCTTCGCGGGAAGTCGCAACCGTCTGTGGCCCGAGGGGGGAGATTGAGCTTTCCGTAAGGTTCAGTTCCGAGAGCGACGGGTACTCGTTTGAGAAGGATGCTTACGTGCGCGCGGACTCGCCTGACAACGACGTCTACTACTTTGTCAAGGACGGGATTGACTACCTCGCCTCGCCGAACCGGCTGGGTGGTTTCCTGCGGACGAACAACCTTGTTGTTCTTCCCTTCCAGGGAGAGCTTGCGGATATCAGTCCGAAGATTGCAGCCCTGGGACCGATCCTCTCCGGCGACCGCGTGATAATCAGGCAGGGAGACTGGGTGCTGGTGCGTACGCCGGAAAACCGGAATGCCCTGGTGCACGTCCTCGGCTTTCGTGGTGAGAACAAGGAACGGCGCGCCCGGCTCTTTTTTGCCTATTCCACTCTTACCGACGGCGAGATGCTGTTCTGACGCCGCTGAAGCGGCGCCAGCGGGGGCCGCGCGCTCCGCGACGCGGGGCTCTTCCACTCCTTACCCGTTACGGGCATACGGGCGGAGGACCCTCAATGAAAAGGTACCTTATCAGGTACGTAAGGTCCGAAATGTCGACCACGCCGTCGGCGGAGCCATCGACGTTTGCCTGTTCCATGGCGGCGGGCGGGGTGTGCGTCACGAACAGGTAGTCTATAAGAGCCGTAAGGTCACCGATGTCAACAATACCGTCCGGGCTGCCGTCCAGGTTGCCGCACGCACCGCTGTAAATGTGTCCGGCAACGACGCGCGGTTGGTACGTCGTGTACAGCGCGTCCAACTCCAGCGAGTATCCTTTCAGGGTCGTGGTGTCGATGGTGTTGGTTCCCCCGATGATCTGGTAGAAGAACAGATAGAGTATCGGGCCCTTGCCGGGTTCGAGCGGGCCGGCCTCTGCTTCTCCCGGCCGCAGGCGGAACACCAGTTTCTGCTCCGAGGGGTTGGATTCGATCAGGCTGACGTCCTGGAAGTACTCGGTTCGGCAGCCGGCCGTACTGAAACCCGTATACCCCAGCGTCGGATCACCCAGGAAGGACACCGGCAGGATGAGTTCGTGCACCGGGTGGGTGTTTTTAAGGACCACCGGAATCATGACACTGGTCGGCGGATTGGTGGCCTGACCGCCGAAGAAGATCGTGTCGCCCAGGGCGACGATCATGCCACGCTGTTGGCGGCGGTGGTGACCGTCCGGCAGAACCGCGTCCAGCGTAACGTCGTACAGGCCGCCTTCGAGGTACTCGTGCGACGGGTTACGTTCCGGCGACGTTTCACCGTCGCCGAAATCCCACAGCCATCCCGATGCGCCCGCCGAACTGTCCGAGAACTGGACAGTCAGCGGTGCCCAGCCGGACCTCGGCTCCGCAAACATCTCTACTGCCGGCCTGGTCGTGTTGGCGAAGGCCATGTTCACCGTATCCCAGTTGGCCACGGTCAGGTCGTTGGTGAACGAGTAGCGGTACTGAACGATGACGTCACTGAGAGGTTCGGACGCCAGCGACACCCATCCGGAGACGAGGTCATAGCAGTAATCGGCGTTCTCGGCGGTGACGCCGTCCACGACGACCGAATCAACCGCATACAGGGGGTGGTGCCGGACATAAAAGAGCCGACGACCGGATTCGGCGGGCATGGTATCCGCAAACAACTCGACCCCGGTGCCGTCGATATCGGCCCAGGCCAGCTCCTCCGCCACAATCTCAATGTCGCTGGTCCAAACCGGCGCCGTGGTGAACGTAACCCCGAGGTTCTCGTAAATGAACAACTGGCGAAACCACCGGCCCGCGGCCAGGTCATCGTCACCGTCATTGTCATAATCATACAGCGCCAGTGCTGAACCGGCGCCGCCGTTGAATGACTGCCAGCCGTAATCGGGGTCAAGTTGCCCCGCGCCGTCATTGAAATAGGCGCGGAAATATCCGTCTCCATTCTGCTGGTTGTTATACGCGACTACCAAATCCAGCCAGCCGTCGCCGTTCACGTCGCCGAAAGTAAGGGTGTTGCCGGATTCGGCCGTTGAGGCCTGCCAGGACGGTGTCGTCTCGAGCACACCCGCGTCGTTGTAATAGACTGCGGCCGGGCTCCAGGTGTAACACAAAGCCAGGTCAAGATCGCCGTCGTTATCGACGTCTCCCCAGGCGACGTCATACGCCATGGTGGAATCGGCCGACTCCCAGACGGCCGGGGCGGCAAAAGCGCCGTCGTCGTTAAGGTAGACCAGATCCCGTTGGCGGTCGCCATAGTATCCTTCCCCGGTCGAGAAGGCGATATCCAGGTCGCCGTCGTTATCCAGGTCGCCGAGGGCACAGGAAAACGTGAAGAGGCTGTCCGGAGTGAACCAACTCGGGTACATCTCCGGAAGGGAGCCGTTGTTCAGATAAAGATCGGAGACGTTGGGGCGGGTAAACCCGAGGCCGAGGTAGTTGGCTACGATGAAATCCGGGAAGCCGTTGTCGTCGATGTCACCGACCGCACAGTGCCCGGAATAGGCGTGGTTGATCGAGGTCCACGTGGCCTGGGCCGGGAGGACGCCCAGCTGAGAGACGTGAATGGTGTTGTGGGCCATGGACATGTCGTTGCCGTTCGAAAAGAAGACGTCAATCACGCCGTCGTTGTTGCAGTCGCGCCACATCATGCCCGTGCTGTAAAGGCCAAGCTCCGCGGTCGACCAGAACGGCATGCCCTCGATTGGCGGGCTGCCGCCAAAAGCCCCGGCCGCCAGACTCACGCACCCCCAGCAGAATATGATTGACCTCAGACCCATCTCGGTTCCCCCGAATCCTATCGTTGGTTTTGTGCCTCCGGAGATCTGCCTACTGTCACAGGTGTTTCCTCACGCTCATACATCAAGACGCCTGTGCCTGCGCCTTCGTTCAATACCGGTCCGGGGCGTTGCCGCGCCCGTGCGCACCTAACGGCAGGGTGCGGGCGGCATGGGCTCAAGAAACAGGTATATGATCAGCGCCGTCAAGTCACCGATGTCAATCAGGCCTTCGGGGTCGCCGTCGATGTTGGCCTCCCCGGGACAGGACAGCGGACTCTTGCTGAGGAAAAGGAAGTCGATCAGGGCCGTCACGTCGCCGATATCGGTAAGGTCCTCGGCGTCCTGATCGACGTTCCCGGTGAGTCCTTCGCAGCAACCGCCCGGGTCGACCGTGGCAACGGCTGAAGGCGGCGAAAAACCGCCGGGAGCGTCAGTCGCCATGATCATGTAGCTGTATGGCTCTGTGCCGGTGGCCGTGGTGTCGACGTACGCGCTGTCGGCGCCCGGGTCGGCCAGGTCGCCGGCCGGATTGTCAATCCGGAAGAATGAACCGTTCGATGAGGCCGCCCGGCGGTAGACGTGGCAGGTCAGGCCGGCAACCCGGTCCCACGCGAGCTGGACTTGCGCCTCCCCGATTTTCACCCCGACCAGGCCGGTGGGCCGGGACGGAAATGCCACCGGCGCTAATTGTACATCCTCCTGCTGGTAGGAATTGTCCGGTATGAGCTTGCTTAGCCGGAAGAACTCCCCCCGGATCGTGTCGAAAAACAGGTAATCATAGGGCATTCCCGGCGCCTCGCTGAGGAAATTCTGGAAATCGTCATACCACTGGCCGTTCTCGTAACCGGCTCCGTCCGATATTGACAGCCGGACCTCGTCGTCAGTCTCGTTGAGGTAGCCGAAAAACACCAGGTCGGAATCTTCCGGTACCGCCTCATCGGCGTTGGTTGTCAGCCCAAAAATGGAGCCCTGTGCCGAAACGGAGGCTCCAAGCACGGTTAGCAGGAGAAAGCTGCTCAGAGCCAGCAGGAGTCGTTTTCCCGCGTCTTTCCGCGGTTTTTGCGCCTCCGGGCGCGGCGCTGCAACTCGCTTTGACTGAAGGTCTGCTGTGGACTGATTCATGCCGGGATCCGCTAATTGAGTATGTGCGGGTACACTGCCAGAAAGTACCGTCTCAATATACCCGATATACCTATCGTCGCAAGACTGATTTTTGAGCAGCCGTGGCCGGGGAAACCGGGCGGCCCGGGTTGTCCGCAAAATGGAGCTTGAATTATCCCGTCACGGGCACTACTATGGAAAAAACCCGGGCGGAGCAGCCACCTGACCGAAAGCAGAGAGGCAAAATGCATCTGGTAACAGGAGGGGCGGGATTCATCGGCAGCCACCTCGTCAAGGGACTCAACAAGCGGGGCGTCTCTGATATTCTCGTGGTTGACGATCTGACGAACGGCGGCAAGTTCAAAAACCTGAGCGATTGCCAGGTGGCCGATTACATGGATAAGGAAGAGATGCGGGTGGCGATCATGGACGGTTCGTTTTCGCTCGAACCCGAGGTCATTTTCCACCAGGGGGCCTGTACCGATACCATGGAGCGGGACGGCCGCTACATGATGGAAAACAACTTCACCTTCTCC includes:
- a CDS encoding FG-GAP-like repeat-containing protein — encoded protein: MGLRSIIFCWGCVSLAAGAFGGSPPIEGMPFWSTAELGLYSTGMMWRDCNNDGVIDVFFSNGNDMSMAHNTIHVSQLGVLPAQATWTSINHAYSGHCAVGDIDDNGFPDFIVANYLGLGFTRPNVSDLYLNNGSLPEMYPSWFTPDSLFTFSCALGDLDNDGDLDIAFSTGEGYYGDRQRDLVYLNDDGAFAAPAVWESADSTMAYDVAWGDVDNDGDLDLALCYTWSPAAVYYNDAGVLETTPSWQASTAESGNTLTFGDVNGDGWLDLVVAYNNQQNGDGYFRAYFNDGAGQLDPDYGWQSFNGGAGSALALYDYDNDGDDDLAAGRWFRQLFIYENLGVTFTTAPVWTSDIEIVAEELAWADIDGTGVELFADTMPAESGRRLFYVRHHPLYAVDSVVVDGVTAENADYCYDLVSGWVSLASEPLSDVIVQYRYSFTNDLTVANWDTVNMAFANTTRPAVEMFAEPRSGWAPLTVQFSDSSAGASGWLWDFGDGETSPERNPSHEYLEGGLYDVTLDAVLPDGHHRRQQRGMIVALGDTIFFGGQATNPPTSVMIPVVLKNTHPVHELILPVSFLGDPTLGYTGFSTAGCRTEYFQDVSLIESNPSEQKLVFRLRPGEAEAGPLEPGKGPILYLFFYQIIGGTNTIDTTTLKGYSLELDALYTTYQPRVVAGHIYSGACGNLDGSPDGIVDIGDLTALIDYLFVTHTPPAAMEQANVDGSADGVVDISDLTYLIRYLFIEGPPPVCP